In a genomic window of Roseiflexus castenholzii DSM 13941:
- a CDS encoding response regulator, with translation MAEKILVVDDSKLVTDIVKMRLGMYGYEVRLAHSGEEALKAIEEEVPDLLVLDVHMPGIDGYEVCRRLRDNPALDALRIIMLTSSDDKHAAFEAGVDDYLNKDVDLLNLPNRVKMILEMD, from the coding sequence ATGGCGGAAAAAATTTTGGTGGTCGACGACAGTAAACTGGTAACCGATATTGTCAAGATGCGACTTGGCATGTACGGCTATGAGGTGCGCCTGGCGCACAGCGGCGAAGAGGCGCTCAAAGCCATAGAAGAAGAGGTGCCCGACCTGCTGGTGCTCGATGTGCATATGCCGGGAATCGACGGGTATGAAGTCTGTCGCCGGCTACGCGATAACCCGGCGCTTGATGCCTTGCGTATCATTATGCTCACTTCAAGCGACGACAAGCATGCGGCATTCGAGGCGGGAGTCGATGACTACCTGAACAAAGATGTCGACCTGCTCAACCTTCCCAACCGGGTCAAGATGATCCTGGAGATGGATTAG
- a CDS encoding ATP-binding protein — MQQVLVNIPSVPIFERVVRASADEVGRALGFSAERVEDLKLAVSEAVNNAIDHGNKRQPGKLVEVVFALHTDKLEVHVTDEGGGVETVDFSRKVVEDQNLDAGMHRGFGMYLISALVDDCEVNSSQSGTTLTLRLYRRSQDHDE, encoded by the coding sequence ATGCAGCAAGTCCTTGTGAATATTCCGTCCGTGCCGATATTCGAGCGTGTTGTTCGCGCCAGCGCCGATGAAGTCGGGCGCGCACTCGGGTTCAGCGCCGAGCGCGTCGAAGACCTGAAACTGGCGGTCAGTGAAGCCGTAAACAATGCCATCGATCACGGCAACAAGCGCCAACCCGGCAAGCTTGTCGAAGTCGTCTTCGCGCTGCACACCGACAAACTTGAGGTCCACGTGACTGACGAAGGCGGCGGCGTCGAGACGGTCGATTTCTCCCGGAAGGTTGTCGAAGATCAGAATCTCGATGCGGGCATGCATCGCGGCTTCGGCATGTATCTGATCAGCGCCCTGGTCGATGACTGTGAAGTCAATTCGTCACAGTCAGGCACAACATTGACCCTACGTCTCTATCGGAGGAGCCAGGACCATGACGAATGA
- a CDS encoding chemotaxis protein CheW, translating to MLLIVRTTRHRYIVPREDVATLRAVNRRPGNDHETDENQSSITVELGALLDPEDVSTMQRRHALIIPLRRRTIALLVDAVDNLVDHAAVQPLPPLLRERLREPWATGALIVDEHPIVQLDVRAIARSVLLRRTHDAEQK from the coding sequence ATGTTGCTGATCGTTCGCACAACACGGCATCGTTACATCGTACCGCGTGAAGACGTTGCAACCCTCCGCGCTGTCAATCGACGCCCTGGCAATGACCATGAGACCGACGAGAATCAATCCTCCATTACCGTGGAATTAGGAGCGCTTCTCGACCCGGAAGATGTCAGCACGATGCAACGACGGCACGCTTTGATCATTCCCCTGCGGCGACGCACGATTGCGCTACTCGTCGATGCAGTGGATAATCTGGTCGATCATGCGGCGGTTCAACCATTGCCGCCATTGTTGCGCGAGCGCTTGCGTGAACCGTGGGCAACCGGTGCGCTCATTGTAGACGAGCATCCCATCGTGCAGCTTGATGTACGAGCGATTGCGCGCAGCGTGCTGCTGAGAAGAACCCATGATGCAGAACAGAAGTGA
- a CDS encoding tetratricopeptide repeat protein, with protein sequence MSSTEPLNFMPLDLDTFNGSERFMAGTRLGAAFGQGIRAYLRADYANAIEHFKAALIAAYIEGEERAQIYDRERAIIYLYIGNALAYQEDWEGALREYLEAVQTDPQLSEAHYNLGVAFAAQGRLDRAIAAFKEAIEHNPRLYEAHFSLGRCYQRLDDAGRAYIHYDQACQARPQAAEPRYYMGLMHQSHGAHELAQRCFAEALRVEPTFVSPELQDEVLVNRSEEEVAQWYYRLSNDLKQQGYEEEAERIYRALLQWRPEEHYARYLLGNLLARARRLDEALEEYAQIPPQDKYYVDARIRISAILKLQNKTREAYDTLFECARLHPANGQLFLNMGKLLYDMNKHAGAIKAFERAVQLLPNDPQAHYLLGFMYNLMGREGWALAAWRKAVELAPDAHSLRYDLGYMYVRRNRYDLAAKEFARVLQFWPDDVETNFMLGLCYKELMEPARAIPLFEKVLRRNPRHVQALYYLGASYLQIGNTSLGKAYLRRYDYLASQEQTSPPTTRRAMRQRSVGMVGSS encoded by the coding sequence ATGAGTTCGACAGAACCGCTCAATTTCATGCCGCTCGATCTGGACACGTTCAACGGAAGCGAGCGATTCATGGCGGGGACGCGCCTGGGGGCGGCGTTTGGACAGGGCATTCGCGCCTACCTGCGCGCTGATTACGCAAATGCGATCGAGCACTTCAAGGCTGCGTTGATCGCCGCCTATATCGAGGGAGAAGAACGTGCTCAGATCTATGATCGCGAACGTGCGATCATCTATCTCTACATCGGTAATGCACTGGCGTACCAGGAGGATTGGGAAGGAGCGCTGCGCGAGTATCTGGAAGCGGTGCAGACCGATCCGCAACTGTCGGAGGCGCACTACAACCTGGGCGTGGCATTTGCCGCGCAGGGGCGTCTTGATCGTGCGATTGCCGCGTTCAAGGAAGCCATCGAGCATAATCCGCGCCTGTACGAAGCGCACTTCTCGCTCGGACGCTGCTATCAGCGTCTCGACGACGCCGGGCGAGCGTATATTCACTACGACCAGGCATGTCAGGCGCGTCCTCAGGCGGCCGAGCCGCGCTACTACATGGGGTTGATGCACCAGAGCCACGGCGCGCACGAACTGGCGCAGCGCTGTTTCGCCGAAGCGTTGCGCGTCGAGCCAACCTTCGTCTCGCCGGAGTTGCAGGACGAAGTGCTGGTCAATCGCTCGGAAGAAGAAGTCGCTCAGTGGTACTACCGCCTCAGCAACGATCTGAAGCAGCAGGGGTACGAAGAGGAGGCGGAGCGGATCTACCGGGCATTGCTCCAGTGGCGGCCAGAAGAACACTATGCGCGCTATTTGCTCGGCAACCTGCTGGCGCGCGCGCGGCGGCTCGATGAGGCGCTCGAAGAGTATGCTCAGATCCCGCCACAGGATAAATATTATGTCGATGCGCGTATTCGTATCAGTGCTATTCTCAAGTTGCAGAACAAAACACGCGAGGCGTATGACACCCTCTTCGAGTGCGCCAGGCTGCACCCTGCCAACGGTCAGTTGTTTCTGAACATGGGCAAGCTCCTCTACGATATGAACAAACATGCGGGCGCTATCAAGGCATTCGAGCGCGCGGTGCAGTTGCTCCCCAACGATCCGCAGGCGCACTATCTGTTGGGGTTTATGTACAACCTGATGGGTCGCGAGGGGTGGGCGCTGGCAGCCTGGCGCAAGGCGGTCGAACTTGCGCCGGACGCGCATTCGCTGCGCTACGACCTCGGCTATATGTATGTGCGACGCAATCGCTACGATCTGGCGGCGAAAGAGTTTGCGCGCGTGCTCCAATTCTGGCCCGACGACGTCGAAACGAACTTTATGCTTGGGTTGTGCTACAAAGAATTGATGGAACCGGCGCGCGCCATTCCGCTGTTCGAGAAAGTGCTGCGACGCAATCCGCGCCACGTGCAGGCGCTCTACTATCTGGGCGCATCGTACTTGCAGATCGGCAACACCTCGCTGGGGAAAGCCTATCTCAGACGCTACGACTACCTGGCGAGCCAGGAGCAGACAAGCCCGCCCACGACGCGTCGCGCGATGCGGCAACGCAGCGTCGGGATGGTCGGTTCATCGTGA
- a CDS encoding hybrid sensor histidine kinase/response regulator has translation MDLASFYSQFRDETAENIRIVTEGLVALEGNGLEGEARRERIDAIFRAMHTIKGSARMLGLDQIGKVAHTCEHILAAVRDGRRVLDRFLTDELLKGSDAILELLAAAIDGKPSSIDVEALTSHLGRGSPQPSPETPVSPPLEPAQSPGDESAPQPTSKGGRERMRQTVRVRVDRLDRLLNLAGELSIGRQIEESHLQALEELKGLVERQQRSLLTLEAELRRVRLAPAQRDLFDREMNGALNAGERAGSMLRAQLERIGQHTMHKAQLIDDLEQEVMAIRLTPVATLYANLPRAVRELARDLGKEASLALIGETTELDRKIIEVLTDPMVHLIRNALDHGIEPAEERERQGKPRQGLIEIAAQAHGGRVLISVRDDGRGMDPQQLREAAVRKGLIGADAAAALSDQEALELIFMPGFTTAKIITDVSGRGVGMDVVRTNLAEIGGEVQIESQPGVGTTVLLSLPLTLVTTRVLLVEAGSQLFGIPASGCQGTVWVRRTQIRTIEGRAVFQHNQVLTPILRLDELLGIANGNPFANAVRMPALLIGGVRRPMALLIDRLIDEREAVIKPLGPLLEKQRRYSGVLQLGDGRLALLLNPTMLAQLGRGTALVAPTPEQSQQRRARLLVVDDSFATRELIRSILSAAGYEVATAVDGLDALDRIRAETYDLVVSDVEMPRVDGFTLTSRIRSELGKTDLPVIIVTSLASEAHRRRGLEVGAQAYIVKSQFNQNNLLETIRQLIGM, from the coding sequence ATGGATCTGGCGTCGTTCTACAGCCAATTTCGTGATGAAACGGCGGAGAACATCCGCATTGTCACCGAAGGTCTTGTGGCGCTCGAAGGCAACGGACTGGAGGGCGAGGCGCGCCGTGAGCGGATCGACGCCATCTTTCGCGCCATGCACACGATCAAGGGGTCGGCGCGAATGCTCGGTCTGGATCAGATCGGCAAAGTTGCGCACACCTGTGAGCACATCCTGGCAGCAGTGCGCGACGGTCGGCGCGTTCTTGATCGCTTTCTCACCGATGAATTACTGAAGGGCAGCGATGCGATTCTGGAGTTGCTGGCAGCCGCTATCGATGGCAAGCCGTCGTCGATTGACGTTGAAGCGCTGACGAGCCATCTTGGACGAGGATCGCCACAGCCTTCGCCTGAAACGCCGGTGTCACCCCCGCTCGAACCGGCGCAATCGCCCGGTGATGAAAGCGCGCCACAACCCACGTCGAAGGGTGGGCGCGAACGTATGCGACAGACGGTGCGCGTGCGGGTGGATCGCCTGGATCGGTTACTGAATCTGGCAGGCGAATTGTCAATCGGTCGGCAGATTGAGGAATCGCACCTTCAGGCGTTAGAGGAGTTGAAGGGGTTGGTTGAACGCCAACAACGGTCGTTGCTCACCCTCGAAGCCGAATTGCGCCGTGTGCGCCTTGCCCCTGCCCAGCGCGACCTGTTCGACCGCGAAATGAACGGTGCGCTGAACGCAGGCGAGCGCGCCGGTTCCATGCTCAGAGCTCAACTCGAACGCATCGGACAACATACGATGCACAAAGCGCAGTTGATCGACGACCTCGAACAAGAGGTGATGGCGATTCGCCTGACGCCGGTCGCAACGCTGTACGCCAATCTGCCGCGCGCCGTGCGCGAACTGGCGCGCGATCTTGGCAAGGAAGCATCGCTGGCGCTGATCGGCGAAACGACCGAACTGGATCGGAAGATCATCGAGGTGCTCACCGATCCGATGGTGCACTTAATTCGGAATGCGCTCGATCACGGCATCGAGCCGGCAGAGGAACGTGAGCGCCAGGGTAAGCCGCGCCAGGGATTGATCGAGATCGCAGCACAGGCGCATGGCGGACGAGTGTTGATCAGCGTGCGCGACGATGGGCGCGGCATGGATCCACAACAGTTGCGCGAGGCGGCAGTGCGCAAAGGATTGATCGGCGCTGATGCCGCAGCAGCGCTCTCAGATCAGGAGGCGCTGGAATTGATCTTCATGCCGGGCTTTACGACGGCAAAAATCATTACCGACGTATCAGGACGAGGCGTCGGGATGGATGTGGTTCGCACCAATCTTGCCGAGATTGGCGGGGAAGTGCAGATTGAGTCGCAGCCAGGCGTCGGTACGACGGTCCTCCTCTCGTTGCCATTGACCCTGGTTACCACGCGGGTGCTGTTGGTTGAGGCTGGCAGTCAACTGTTCGGCATTCCGGCGTCGGGGTGCCAGGGAACGGTATGGGTGCGCCGCACTCAGATCCGCACTATCGAGGGTCGGGCGGTTTTTCAGCACAATCAGGTGTTAACGCCGATCCTGCGGTTGGATGAATTGTTGGGTATTGCGAATGGGAATCCGTTTGCCAATGCAGTGCGCATGCCGGCGTTGCTGATCGGTGGTGTGCGCCGCCCTATGGCGTTGCTGATCGATCGCCTGATTGATGAACGCGAGGCGGTGATCAAGCCGCTTGGACCCCTCCTGGAAAAACAGCGGCGGTATAGCGGCGTATTGCAACTCGGCGATGGAAGGCTGGCGCTGCTGCTCAATCCCACGATGCTGGCGCAATTGGGACGCGGCACGGCGCTTGTTGCGCCAACGCCGGAACAGAGTCAGCAGCGCCGCGCGCGATTACTCGTGGTGGACGACTCGTTCGCTACTCGCGAGTTGATCCGCAGCATCCTGAGCGCCGCCGGGTACGAGGTGGCGACTGCCGTCGATGGGCTTGATGCGCTTGACAGAATCCGCGCCGAAACCTACGATCTCGTCGTCAGCGACGTCGAAATGCCGCGCGTGGACGGTTTCACTCTGACCAGCCGCATCCGCAGCGAGTTGGGCAAAACCGATCTGCCGGTCATTATCGTCACCAGTCTGGCATCGGAGGCGCATCGCCGGCGTGGGCTGGAAGTCGGTGCGCAGGCGTATATTGTCAAAAGTCAGTTCAATCAGAACAACCTGCTGGAGACGATCCGGCAGTTGATCGGCATGTGA
- a CDS encoding PP2C family protein-serine/threonine phosphatase: MRTRDKQLGRSFTLLSHAPTSRLRRARRPAPPPLQINPEEARRQAEIERELLLARDIQQGLLLEAVPRLPGWEIHAISLPARDLGGDLYDFLPLGDARHGIMIGDVSGKGLPAALRMAVARTVFRYAARSGAMPGSTLARVNRGIIADIPQGMITMLYATLDLRHGIVQIANAGHHYPLLLNGRVSELELSGLPLGVDSDAGYEEICTEIEPGNTIIMYTDGVVEATNNHGEYFGYERLERLLIEGAALKPRALVARLLHELRTWSDAGQDDDITVVAVRRRFARLSEELRSIMHDVLGRERGEEAWLKLPHPGDAGVAAWTEALPEIIKAAQSHLGRGLARELNAQIRLALEEYRDHEKM; the protein is encoded by the coding sequence ATGCGAACACGCGACAAACAATTGGGCCGCTCTTTCACCCTCCTCAGCCATGCGCCAACGAGCCGTCTGCGGCGCGCCAGGCGCCCTGCACCACCGCCCCTGCAGATCAACCCGGAAGAAGCGCGGCGTCAGGCAGAGATCGAGCGCGAACTCCTGCTGGCGCGCGATATTCAACAGGGTCTGCTGCTCGAAGCAGTGCCGCGTCTGCCCGGTTGGGAAATTCATGCTATTTCGCTGCCCGCGCGCGATCTTGGGGGCGATCTGTACGATTTTCTACCGCTTGGCGATGCGCGTCACGGCATTATGATCGGCGATGTTTCAGGCAAAGGGTTACCGGCGGCATTGCGCATGGCCGTGGCGCGCACCGTCTTTCGCTACGCAGCGCGGAGCGGCGCGATGCCGGGCAGCACGCTGGCGCGCGTCAACCGCGGCATTATCGCCGATATTCCACAGGGCATGATCACGATGCTCTACGCCACGCTCGATCTGCGTCATGGCATCGTGCAGATCGCCAACGCCGGTCATCATTACCCCTTGCTGCTGAATGGACGGGTGAGTGAACTGGAATTGTCGGGCTTACCGCTTGGCGTGGATAGCGATGCCGGCTATGAAGAGATCTGCACCGAAATTGAGCCGGGCAACACCATCATTATGTACACTGATGGCGTCGTCGAAGCAACCAACAACCATGGCGAGTATTTTGGGTACGAGCGGCTCGAACGCTTGTTGATCGAAGGCGCTGCATTGAAACCGCGTGCGCTGGTGGCGCGCCTGCTGCACGAATTGCGCACCTGGAGCGATGCCGGTCAGGACGATGATATTACCGTTGTGGCGGTACGGCGGCGATTTGCACGCCTGTCGGAAGAACTGCGCAGCATTATGCACGATGTGTTGGGGCGCGAACGCGGTGAAGAGGCATGGCTGAAATTGCCGCATCCGGGCGATGCTGGCGTGGCTGCATGGACCGAAGCATTGCCGGAGATCATCAAAGCCGCGCAGAGTCATTTGGGGCGCGGGCTAGCGCGCGAGTTGAATGCGCAGATCCGGCTGGCGCTCGAAGAGTATCGGGATCATGAAAAAATGTGA
- the cheB gene encoding chemotaxis-specific protein-glutamate methyltransferase CheB, translating to MTRPIRVVVVDDSAMMRRFITDMLQRDPAIQVVGVASNGREAIEVVQRLRPDVVTMDVRMPVMDGVATTEHLMAYCPTPILVLTASLASYEMDITFKMLGAGALEVVEKPHGSDARALEHAARDLVRRVKILSRVKVVTHLRGRRRTPGNDSTAPPAFPAHQAPAHDIPPASSSNVVSSTHSAPDAPLSPVIVIGASTGGPRVIRQIIAGLPRAFPAAVLVVQHIAEGFSEGMAEWLASIGALPVHVAREGSPIHAGEVLIAPDRRNLLVTHHGTVHLSDAPLLIQRPSIDVTMQAVAEVYGSRAVGVLLTGMGRDGAYGMRALYRRQAYTIAQDEASCAIFGMPRAAIQLGAVREVLPPEAIAPRLVEVVAGLVAG from the coding sequence ATGACCAGACCTATCCGTGTCGTCGTGGTGGACGACTCAGCAATGATGCGGCGTTTCATCACCGATATGCTTCAGCGTGACCCGGCTATTCAGGTGGTCGGCGTCGCGTCGAATGGGCGCGAGGCGATCGAGGTGGTGCAACGGCTTCGCCCCGATGTTGTGACCATGGATGTGCGCATGCCCGTTATGGACGGGGTGGCGACGACCGAACACTTGATGGCGTATTGCCCAACGCCGATTCTGGTGCTGACCGCATCGCTCGCCAGTTACGAGATGGATATCACCTTCAAGATGCTTGGCGCCGGTGCGCTCGAAGTGGTCGAGAAGCCGCATGGCAGTGACGCACGCGCACTCGAGCACGCTGCACGCGATCTGGTGCGTCGGGTCAAGATTCTATCGCGGGTCAAGGTGGTCACACATCTGCGCGGTCGGCGCCGCACACCCGGCAATGACTCCACAGCGCCGCCTGCATTCCCGGCTCATCAAGCGCCCGCGCACGACATACCACCGGCATCGTCGTCCAACGTCGTGTCGTCGACCCACAGCGCACCCGATGCCCCACTCAGCCCGGTCATCGTCATCGGCGCCAGCACAGGTGGTCCGCGTGTCATCCGCCAGATTATTGCCGGTCTTCCGCGTGCATTCCCTGCTGCGGTGCTGGTTGTGCAACACATCGCGGAAGGGTTTAGCGAAGGGATGGCGGAATGGTTGGCGAGCATCGGCGCCCTACCCGTGCACGTAGCCCGCGAAGGATCGCCCATTCACGCTGGCGAAGTGCTGATAGCTCCAGATCGGCGCAATCTGTTGGTGACGCACCACGGAACCGTTCATCTGAGTGATGCACCGCTGCTGATTCAACGACCATCGATCGATGTCACGATGCAGGCGGTTGCCGAGGTGTATGGCTCACGCGCGGTTGGGGTGCTGCTGACAGGGATGGGACGCGATGGAGCCTATGGGATGCGGGCGCTCTATCGTCGTCAGGCGTATACAATTGCGCAGGATGAGGCAAGTTGCGCCATTTTCGGCATGCCGCGCGCAGCCATTCAACTCGGAGCGGTGCGTGAGGTGTTGCCGCCGGAAGCCATTGCGCCGCGGTTGGTGGAAGTGGTCGCCGGATTAGTTGCAGGTTGA
- a CDS encoding chemotaxis protein CheW — MGIQSDFAGQTDHNVLLIRLADETYALPSAHVREVGRYRAFTPVPGAPPAIPGIISQRGVILPVVDLRLVLGMPFAETTRSTRLVTVVYEDTDMALLVDAVIDLATIPAEAFGQPPTGLDPARARFLSAVAFYEDQTIALLDVVVIVAALREA, encoded by the coding sequence ATGGGCATACAATCCGACTTCGCCGGACAAACCGATCACAATGTCCTGTTGATCCGTCTGGCTGACGAGACCTATGCGTTGCCGTCAGCCCATGTGCGCGAAGTTGGACGATACCGCGCGTTCACCCCCGTTCCCGGCGCTCCGCCGGCAATCCCTGGGATTATCAGTCAGCGCGGTGTCATTCTGCCGGTCGTCGACCTTCGCCTCGTGCTCGGTATGCCATTTGCCGAGACGACCCGCTCGACACGCCTGGTCACGGTTGTCTATGAGGATACCGACATGGCGTTGCTGGTGGACGCTGTGATCGATCTGGCGACTATCCCGGCGGAAGCGTTCGGACAACCGCCAACCGGTCTTGATCCTGCGCGCGCGCGTTTCCTGAGCGCCGTCGCGTTCTATGAGGACCAGACTATTGCGCTGCTTGATGTGGTGGTGATCGTCGCCGCGCTGCGGGAGGCGTAG
- a CDS encoding methyl-accepting chemotaxis protein — translation MEQVSSRQMFASVITNPQSQDEDRARVLTHLALVFGGVAGAGCVLVIILALIGIMPQQVVGAALWVIAMVATIVGGTLGALRIGRHTTASNIFLYGSLIYVIGMMYLAGGAAGPAGIAFLFPIVVAGLFGRAAESPRLFGMALTLYIALAVAETTGILQPQNDLPGLPRTMAFVVFFTSVGGLLTYVASLWSTSTMRFLDQTRAQSEELYETNQRLIEKNIQQVELGSELSAAASELLRASHEQASGASEQASAVSQVSTTIEELGSTARQIAIAAEQVAEAARQTLENLSEGQEAVDKSIQAMDRIRSRMQDVSARVLNLGERSQQIGEIIDLINDLSDETHLLALNAAIEAAGAGEHGRRFAVVAAEVKSLANRALVAAKEVKGVIAEIQQATNAAVLAAEEGGKEVAAGVELAHSAGQVMDIIVMAAERTAQSSAEINLATAQQQSASEQVVETMREIADVARRTAAGARQVQDAAQRLTAIANRLHGLSQDGSEMRSERQEANMKSGRS, via the coding sequence ATGGAACAGGTATCGAGTCGCCAGATGTTTGCCAGTGTCATTACCAATCCACAGAGTCAGGACGAAGACCGCGCCAGAGTGCTAACCCATCTGGCGCTTGTGTTCGGTGGCGTCGCCGGCGCCGGGTGTGTGCTGGTGATCATCCTCGCACTGATTGGCATTATGCCACAGCAGGTCGTTGGCGCCGCACTATGGGTGATTGCCATGGTGGCGACGATTGTCGGCGGCACACTTGGTGCACTGCGCATCGGTCGGCACACCACGGCGTCGAACATCTTTCTGTATGGCTCGCTCATCTACGTCATCGGCATGATGTATCTGGCAGGCGGAGCCGCCGGTCCTGCCGGCATTGCATTTCTGTTCCCGATTGTCGTCGCCGGATTATTCGGACGAGCTGCGGAAAGCCCCCGACTGTTCGGCATGGCGTTGACGTTGTATATCGCTCTGGCGGTCGCTGAAACCACCGGCATCCTTCAGCCGCAGAACGATCTGCCAGGATTGCCGCGCACCATGGCATTCGTCGTTTTTTTCACTAGCGTCGGCGGCTTGCTGACCTACGTCGCCTCGCTCTGGTCCACCAGCACTATGCGCTTTCTGGATCAAACCAGAGCGCAATCCGAAGAGTTGTACGAAACCAATCAGCGGTTGATCGAAAAGAATATTCAGCAGGTGGAATTGGGGAGTGAGCTTTCGGCAGCGGCATCCGAACTGTTGCGCGCCTCGCACGAGCAGGCAAGCGGCGCATCCGAGCAGGCAAGCGCCGTTTCGCAGGTCAGCACCACCATCGAGGAATTGGGGTCAACCGCGCGCCAGATCGCCATCGCCGCCGAACAGGTGGCGGAAGCAGCGCGGCAGACGCTCGAAAATCTGAGCGAAGGACAGGAAGCCGTCGATAAAAGCATTCAGGCGATGGATCGCATTCGCAGCCGCATGCAGGACGTATCAGCGCGCGTGTTGAACCTTGGTGAGCGGTCGCAGCAGATCGGCGAGATCATCGATCTGATCAACGATCTCTCCGATGAAACGCATCTGCTCGCGCTCAATGCCGCTATCGAAGCGGCCGGCGCCGGTGAACACGGTCGCCGGTTTGCGGTGGTGGCGGCTGAGGTCAAGAGCCTCGCCAACCGTGCGCTGGTCGCCGCCAAAGAGGTCAAAGGCGTCATCGCCGAGATTCAACAGGCGACGAACGCAGCGGTGCTGGCTGCCGAAGAGGGCGGCAAAGAAGTCGCGGCCGGAGTCGAACTTGCCCATAGCGCCGGTCAGGTGATGGACATTATCGTGATGGCGGCGGAACGCACAGCGCAGAGCAGCGCCGAGATCAATCTGGCAACCGCGCAGCAGCAGAGCGCTAGCGAGCAGGTGGTGGAAACGATGCGCGAGATCGCCGATGTGGCGCGCCGCACTGCGGCAGGCGCGCGTCAGGTGCAGGACGCCGCTCAACGCCTGACCGCCATTGCCAACCGGCTGCATGGTCTGTCACAAGACGGGAGCGAGATGCGCAGCGAGCGGCAAGAGGCGAACATGAAAAGCGGGAGAAGTTGA
- a CDS encoding CheR family methyltransferase produces the protein MAHDLFVPPPVRLSPEAFDRLRTLLADYSGVYLDTAQQRVLEAGLAQRVAALGETLESYERHISAPAGRNELHRLAEMVVNHETFFFRNAPQMRALRETLLFELHRRKPPGEPIRIWSAGCATGEEAYSLAITVLETFGLALIRPVEIWATDLSELALEKARTGFYRGRSLNNVTPMLLNRYFVRHGDGFLVSDAVRALVRFEQLNLLETFPPTAYGVDAIFCQNVTIYFRPETRRSLIERFHRCLPVHGLLFLGFSETLWNVFDGFRSREVSGAYVYQKVNPPDRPTQHRSTSPRPSLPTETRRRSPSVVKVASTPSRKARPPVAATTAPTMEEDVGRVEQAQALIDAGRIDEAMDLLRSIHPNSSLAPRALVLVARVHADRGELDLAIAEARRALEIDALRSDAYLLIGTIYARQGQGNEAIQALERARYLDPDAALVSYHLALAYRQAGRQEQAMREFRSALSKLARHRSEDLIEGVEVGWLRTTCEQHLGM, from the coding sequence ATGGCGCACGATCTCTTCGTTCCTCCGCCAGTGCGTCTGTCGCCGGAGGCGTTCGACCGGCTACGCACCCTGCTGGCAGATTATAGCGGCGTCTACCTGGATACGGCGCAGCAGCGCGTGCTGGAAGCGGGTCTGGCGCAGCGTGTGGCAGCGCTTGGCGAGACCCTCGAGTCCTATGAGCGCCACATCAGCGCACCGGCCGGTCGCAACGAACTCCACCGTCTGGCAGAGATGGTGGTCAACCACGAGACCTTTTTCTTTCGCAATGCACCGCAGATGCGCGCACTGCGCGAGACATTGCTCTTTGAATTGCACCGTCGCAAGCCGCCGGGCGAGCCGATCCGCATCTGGAGCGCCGGTTGCGCAACCGGCGAAGAGGCGTATTCCCTGGCGATCACGGTGCTGGAAACGTTCGGTCTGGCACTGATACGTCCGGTTGAAATCTGGGCAACCGATCTGAGCGAACTGGCGCTCGAAAAGGCGCGGACCGGATTCTACCGGGGGCGCTCGCTCAACAATGTGACGCCAATGCTGCTCAATCGCTACTTCGTGCGGCACGGCGACGGATTTCTCGTGTCGGACGCTGTGCGGGCGCTGGTGCGTTTCGAGCAACTGAATCTCCTCGAAACGTTTCCGCCGACGGCGTATGGCGTCGACGCAATTTTCTGCCAGAATGTGACGATCTATTTTCGTCCGGAGACGCGGCGTTCATTGATCGAACGATTTCATCGCTGCCTGCCGGTCCACGGGCTGCTCTTCCTGGGATTTTCAGAAACGTTGTGGAATGTGTTCGATGGTTTTCGTTCACGCGAAGTATCGGGGGCGTATGTCTACCAGAAGGTCAATCCGCCCGACCGACCGACTCAGCATCGCAGCACTTCACCTCGACCATCGCTACCAACAGAGACCCGACGACGTTCACCGTCCGTCGTCAAAGTCGCATCCACCCCTTCTCGAAAGGCGCGACCGCCTGTTGCTGCGACAACCGCGCCAACTATGGAAGAGGATGTCGGTCGTGTGGAACAGGCGCAAGCCCTGATCGACGCCGGCAGGATCGACGAAGCGATGGACCTGCTGCGCAGCATTCACCCCAACTCGTCGCTGGCGCCGCGCGCGCTGGTGCTGGTGGCGCGCGTGCATGCCGATCGCGGCGAACTCGACCTGGCCATTGCTGAAGCGCGCCGCGCGCTCGAAATCGATGCATTGCGCAGTGACGCCTATCTTCTCATCGGAACGATCTATGCCCGCCAGGGTCAGGGAAACGAGGCGATCCAGGCGCTCGAACGAGCGCGCTACCTGGACCCCGACGCCGCGTTGGTTTCCTATCACCTGGCACTGGCATACCGTCAGGCGGGCAGGCAGGAACAGGCGATGCGCGAGTTTCGCAGTGCGCTGAGCAAACTGGCCAGGCACCGGTCCGAGGATCTCATCGAAGGCGTCGAAGTCGGTTGGTTGCGCACCACATGTGAGCAACACCTGGGCATGTAA